The Panicum virgatum strain AP13 chromosome 3N, P.virgatum_v5, whole genome shotgun sequence genome includes the window ATTTAATCCTTCTGTTAGGCATTTAGCTCTGGTGGCAAAAGTGACTAGATGATGCAAGTCTTTTTGATTGTTCCATTTTTCGTCCTCGATCACTGCACACCTCACTGTGACAAAATTGTTACCACCTGGTCTTGGTTTGAGGGCATGTGGTCTCTTTGAATGCATACTGAGGTTCGACAGTACGATTTACATTGTAGAGCAGATTGCTTGCTCTTGGTTCTTGGATGGTCCCCCTAGAAGGGGGAGATGATAGGCGCCATGATCTAGAAATGTGATTCACGATCAGAACAGCTCTCAAAAAGAATCATTTGATTCAACATAAGTACAGTACTTTATTCGAGGCTGCTTAAATGTGATCATTAGTTAGACCTGCAACTGCACATTGTAGTATTTGACTGCATCATTTGATTATCCCCTCACCTTTAATTTACATGAGACACAGATGGCTGCCGCTTGGAGCATTAAGCTAGTACGTCTAGTTGGATGAAGTTTTTTATTGAAGTATTTGTTTGTTTCAATGTTAAAGATGTGTCACAAAGCAGATGTTTGGGCAATTTGGTCCAAAAAAAATGTAACAGTTCATACTCCTAATAACTTCCACTTGTGTTTATAGTAACTTTGAAGTCATCTTATTATTAGTAGTATATAAGCCTCCCATCGACCTATGAATTCTTCACCAGACTCATCTTATATTTCAATATAGAGTATTCCCACACCAATGTACAGAGACATAACCATACGCTTGATCCACTTGACTTTCTTCTCGTAATTTTTATTAAACTTATGAAAGTTATGTAAAGTTTTAACCCTTCACTTTTCTGAAAGGAATTGCTAATCCTATCAGACTCCTGTAATGCTGGGAGATATATGCAATTATGCACGAATTGCTGTAAAATCCTTTTATTGTAGGAGTATTACCTCTAAGCATATTTCAATATTGTTTAACTCATTTTCAGCTGGGGcaaattgcatttattttcatTGCTGCTGGTCCTGCTTCAACTGACAGGTAACTGTACCTTGCAGGTTCCAGTGACTCCACTTCAGAGACCTACTGAATTTTCTCCTGTTTTCAACCATTCACCGATAAATGGAACAGACGAATCCACCACCAACCACTCGGAGAAGGGGATTCCAACTCTGATTACATGGAGTCAAGGAGGAAATGAGGTGTTTCTGGAAGGATCATGGGATAACTGGACGTCGAGGTATATGATAAAATCAGACATTGTGTCTTCAGAAACCTTATTTACATCTCAGATTCAGGATTAAATTCATAAACTCGGCATGTTAATCTCAGGAGAGCATTAGAGAGGTCTGGCAAAGATCACACCATCTTACTGGTTCTGCTGTCTGGAGTATATCATTACCGGATCATTGTGGACGGGGCATTGAGATACATCCCTGAGCAACCTTGTGTAACTGATGAGAGAGGACAACTGGCCAACCTCCTCGATGTCCATGTCAGTACTATATTTCTGTTTCATCATTCAAACTTGTGAGAACCTAAACAGCAAAGCAAGAAAATTACTGGGGGTATTTTTCTCTATGCCATCTAAAGGTGGTCCATAACATAACTTTGTTTCCCATTTAACCTGAAAAACATCTTTGAATTGAACAGGATTATGTTCCCGACAGTCTCGACAGCGTAGCTGAATTTGAAGCACCTCCATCACCGGAGCACAGCTACGACCTGCAATATCCGGGAGATGAGGAATTCGCCAAGGAGCCACCCACCCTCCCTCCCCAGCTTCTCATGTCTGTCCTTGGTGATACTGATAGCATTGATGATCAAGCTCCAAAGCCACAGCATGTCGTCCTCAACCATCTTTTCATCGAGAAAGGGTGGGGATCGCAGTCGCTGCTCGCCCTTGGAGTCACTCACCGGTTCGAATCCAAGTATGTGAGCTTTGTGCTCTACAAACCGCTGAGGAGGTGATACTGCTGAAGAACAAAGGAGTGCTGGCCAGGGACTGATCGAAGAATAATTAGAGTGTAGCTGACATGGTAGTATTGTACAGAGGGGAACTGCAGGAGCCCCTAGCTGTTTTATCACGCTTCTGAAAGTAATAAACCGGTTTCGTCGCCTGTGCTGTTCGAGAGAATGCAAATTATTAGTCTGAAAAGGACTTTCCTCCATGGGCGCTTCTTGCAGCTGTGAAAATTTATGTGGTCTGAAAATTGTTGGAGTCATGCATTGAATTGTGCAGATATCTGGTCTCTGTTCTGTGCTGTAGAGATAACGAAAGAAAGCAGATAGTGAGACCAGCAAATCAGTTAGCAACTTGGTTGTATCGCCTGGATAAAGCTGATGTGTCGATTTGCTGGAGACGTAGATAACAAGGACAGGGAAAGGAAATGGTCGATGTTTGACGTTGATGGCCACCATACGAACAAAGAGGTAAAGATAACGTTGTGCGATCACAAGCTGCCTGGATTTGTCAAAAAGGCTCGACGGTGACAGTGGCGATCAAAGAGCTGCTCCTTGTCAGTAGCTGTGGTTCTCCAAGATACTGTAGTACGtttgcaaaaaataaaaaataaaaaaaaattcgggTCTTCCATAGTTCCATGCTTCAGGAATCACGGCTAACGTTTGTTGGGCTGGGCTAGGTCTGGCCCTAGCTTTCCAGACAAAATTTCCAAGCCCATGTCATCCAGGCCCCAACGCCGCCGATAGGTACCATGTTTTAAATCCGGGCTAATCATTTGGAACTTAAAGCCGTAGAGACCATTCTGAAACACAAAACATTCGCACTTTTTTTTACTGGATAAGTGTGGTGTGTAAAACCCAATCTTTGTAggcaacgtatctagtgcaaaccaaggacctcgtgcaaacccgtgcaaacctactaaacaaagtttcaaaaaattctgaaaaaaatcatgaatgtgcttctcagcttacctcatctatatataaaatttcatggtcaaattcgtcttactctagaagttaccaaaaagacaaattttctgacaacaataatggttcaaatgcatctcaaatttgtcttttttgtaacttctagagtaaaacgaatttgaccatgaaattttatatatggatgatgtaatctgagaagcacattcatgatttttttcagaattttttgaaactttttttagtatgtttgcacgggtttgcacgaagtccttggtttgcactagatatgttcccatCTTTGTAAGGATGATCCAATAAAAAGGAGCCATATCTCATTACAGCAAGCTTCAAATTTCAGATATCGACGGCAACAACTTTTTTACATTGAGCACCGGGCTCTGAATTTGAGAAACATCGGACTCCTGCAAGCTGTAACAATGTCTGAACTTAGCAGTGTCTAGcaagtactccctccttccccgtttataaggcatggtggaacatgacacggtcttctaaacaacactttgaccatttatttatcatatattatatcacttttgattataaacttataatcattgtaaaatatatttgattatgaatccaatcatatgaaatttgcattataaaaataaaaatttaatagttaaattattggtcaaagatgacaaggtttgaatcttgatatacgtatatgccttataaacagggaaggagggagtagctcCTACTTGGTCAGGAATCTCTTCTGCGGTTCAGGGATCAGGACTCCAGAATCCTACGCATTCACCGTAGTTGCGACTAGAACAAACAGCGCTACTTCATCTGGCTTGCACCATCCGTATCGCGTCCAACTTCATCCCGAAAACAAACGCAGATTTTACGTGCTTCAGATCAGCAGGACTGCAAGCAGGGCTTCGTCGGTCGTACACACCACAGGCAAAAGAGACAGTCCGATAGCATTACAGGAATGTTTGAATGCTTTATCTCGACGCCGCCAGCACTATAAATTGAAGACCAAACCCACGTCAACATCCGCAAGAATCAGGCAAAGCGCCATAGCATCCTTCTAGTTCCTACATCCTACTTCCGAGACCTCCAATTCCGCCATCTCTTTTAGCGATGACGTCGCCCAAGATCATCGCCCTGTTCCTCGCCttcgccgtggcggcggcggcgctgcagcccTCGGAAGCGGCGAGGCCAGTCCAAGCCCAGCAAGGGTTGAAGCCAGCGGCTGCGAGCCACGCCCACGCGGCAGAGAAGGTGTCCGTACAAGAAGATGGCGGCGCGCCGACCCCGCCCGGCCTCCCCGCCGGCGTCCAGCTCCCCCCCGGGGCTGCTGCCGGCCATCCTGGGCCTGCTCTTCCCGCCGCTGGGCGGCATCATCAGCATCATCCAGccgctgctcccgccgccgggcTCCCCGCCGCAGCAGGGCGGCGCCCTGGGCGGCCTGCTGCCGGGCGCCTcgccttccccgccgccgcagacGGAGTGCATGACGCcgctggcggccatggcgccgtgCACGGACTACCTCaccagcgccaccgccgtggcGACTCCCCCCGGCGAGTGCTGCGACGGGCTGAGGGCCGTCGTCCGGGACGCGCCCATCTGCCTCTGCCACGGCACGAACGGCGGCATGAACCAGCTCCTGCCCAGGCCCGTCGACCCCCTCCGCATGGCCGTCCTCCCGCTCGCCTGCGGCGCCGTGCTGCCGATCCAGACGCTCCTCATGTGCAACTGTAAGTTACTACAATATCCTGCATTGTTATTTATTTTTCAACAGAATTGATGATGATTCTCCTTGCAATGAGATCTGTCGATCGATTGACCTGACGATCATGTGTGTATTTGATCTGGCAGCGAACCAGGTGCCGCCGATAATGCCGCCCACGGCCACACCTCCTCCATTGTCACCGTAGATGCCGCCGTCGAGGTTTCTGTCCATACTACTCAGGCTAGTTTGTGTCTTCTTAGTTTCAAGATGGTACTGGCCTACTACGAATCTAGGATACTCCAGTTTAGAAATTGAAGTCGTCGTAGAGAGTGTTAAGTTAGATGGTTGAGGAGTCGTATTAGTGCAGAGTGAAGTCATGTAAACAGCTCAGTTTCTTGCGTCATAATATAATGTACATGATGATGCGTCAGTGGATCGGATGCCATGATTTGCTTCTGAGTCTGATCGTAGTTACATGACTGCACATCCAATACCTACCTATTTTCATCATCTGAAATCATCATAGGATAGGACAGAGTTTATTTGGcggtgctgccgccgcctcatcttcttcatctccCCCCTTTCGTTAGTCGTTACCACAGTGCCGCCAATCAGGCAGCCCATCGGAAGTCGCCCTCCTTTGCCGGGCTTGGGCCAGGAGTGAACCAAAAAGGGAAGCCCAGCAGGGTACGATGGATGATCCGATCCAGTTTTGCGAGCGATCTGCGTCGCGGTGTACAACACTACTGCAAGTGCAAAGCACCCATGTCGAAGTGTACAACAGCTGTACAAAGACACGTCCTGCTCTTTGGTCTTTGCGCGTGCGGTCACGGAAGCTGCTCGATCGCACTCCGTCGCTTGACTTGTTTCGTCGCTTCTTTGGAAGGCTGAAGATGCCGCGCGTCACCACGGGCGGGGAGCTGGAAAAACAGCCAACGTTCGTTTCGCGCATGGACCTGGGCACCTGGCAGAGGGAATGAATCTGTAGCTGGCACGGTTTGCGGTAGGGTTATACCGCTACAGCACTATTCGTGAAGTACTATTTTCCTTTTAGTTTGCACTAGCTAGATCAAAAGGAAGAAAACAAAGTACTCCTGATAGCATTAGGTGAGGAGTTGGGGATCCGAGCTATGTATGATGCAGCTTCAGAAAAACACAAATCGATAGGTTCCTCTCCCATGCATGTGTGTCGCTCAAAACTTGGGACAGCACCGTGTTGGATAAATACTACTACCATATATTCTATAAACTAGTTTTATGAAAAAAGAAACAAGCAGATAAAGAATGAAATAAAAGGatcataagagcatctccagcagccACTCTCTGCCGAATAATCTATCAATATTAGGAAAAGATGTGCTCCAGCAATTTTCCAATACCTCTTCCTTTCCCTGATAATTATTGGTTTGTCCTAATATTTCACCCCAACTCTCCACAAATAAAGGAAAAATTTTGGCTCTCCCAATATGTTAGTTGATTCAGATGAGATTATTGGGGAACTATACAAGTATCTCCCCTAACAACATATGAAAATGGTATTGGGATATCCCAATAATACATTTTTTGCgaggaaaaaaaagattgaTCATTAAGCTTAATTAGGTCACATTACAATCTAGAAGCACAACATGTTGTATACAACTAGGAATTTATGATAACCAAACCTCAGAGCTGAAAAGCTCGTTTAGCATGTTGTGCCAATTCATGTGCTACTATATTTTGCTCTCTATTGATCTTGACCAAACGAACATTTTCCAGCATTCTCATGATGTTTTTGTTATCTTCTACCAAGCTAGCATAAACAGAGCGATTAATTTCATGCTTAGCAAGAGCAGCCACACAACTAGAACAATCAGACTCTAGAATCACTGGGCTGTCACACCATTGATGACCCAACCACAAGCCTTCCTTACATGCAAGAAGTTCCGCTTCTTCCGCCGAGGTGCACTGAAATATGTATCTCCATGAAGAGAGAAGGACACTCCCCTTGTGATCCCGAATGATGACCCCTACAGAGGCTTCTCCCGTCGCCTTAACATAACTTCCATCAACATTTATTTTAATCCATCCTTCCTCTGGTGGTCGCCACAAGAGCTTGGGTGTTTGCTTCTCCAGAGGCaccttttgtttttgttttcctgCAAAAACATTAAGGGGGAATTTTCCTTTCACATCATCTATAATGTTAAGTTGTTTTCCAGAAAAAGTTTTTTGCAGGGCTCTTAAAGCACGAGCTGATGCATCAATAGAAAGTCGGCCTCCTCCATGGGTTATAGAATTGCGGTCACTCCAGTTGCGCCAAAAGATTAGGATGATTACAGAGCGCTCTTCCTCAGACAGCCGATCTAGCAAGAGTAAAAACCAGTCTGGACCTGAGAATTGAAGTAGAGAGCCATCCGGCACAGGCCAATCTGTACGCATTATTTCCAAGAGAGCACGAGAATGAGGGCAGGCAACCACTGCATGGTAAGTTGATTCAGATTCCATACCACAAATATTACACGTATCGTCCTTCAAGATATTCATAGCTTTCTTGTTTTTATTAGTTGGGAGAGCATCTCTTGCTAAGCGCCAAGCAAAAATTCTGACTTTTGGAGGGATATTTGCTTTCCATATATGCTGCCACAGACATGTTCCATCTTTATTCTTGCTACTTGAAACATACGTCTCAAGGGTGCTtgtaacacccaggtgttaatcacctttACTTAAGGCTAATCACGACACATAAATCTCAAATCGATATGACAAACCAATAGTTGAATTCTTTGCCAAACTTGGGATGGCCcaggctggaccggtctgaccggtcggaccaaccggtctgaccggttgaactaGGCTGAACCATTTTGAGGGGCCCCACAACATTTaaacatctctctctctcccaacaactcactcatcctcaccacGCTCAGGTCACGCTCTCTCCCGAGCTCCCCCTCACCCAAACCCAAACCTTCCCAAATCCACCCTTTCCACTTGATTCCAAGTCCAATTTAATGATCAAATCGGCGTGGTGGGTCACTCTCTCCACGATTTCCTCCCTAGGGTGGCCGGGATTCAAGTTCTTGTGCACAAAGGAGCTCACTCAAGGTATATACACTTGTGTCGGCCGATCTCTTTTCCTAGGGGGTTCTGGGTGATTTCCTCTGGTCAAAAGCATTCGCATGTACCCTTGAACTAGTTCCTAGAAAGGGTTTGGAgttggtgggcgattttcgccgcgccaaggaatcctaggttttggtctgggtaggaccggtctgatcggtcggagggaccggtttgaccggtaggggtccggacagtccggccatgtgTTCGGATACTCCGAGTTTGTGGTAGTCTGGACATTCCGGATTTAGGTCCAGATTCTTcggacttgggagtccggatactccgagaatacatccggatactccggattttttgTCTCGAGTCGCAcacaggccagaccggtctgaccggtttggtataccggtctgaccggtgctagcaGGGCTGAAAGGGTTAAATTAGGGTTTGTTAGTGAAAATAGATAGAAATTAATTTGGTTATtgattacttgtaatttttataaatcatacATGCATTCTCTCATgccatatgcatatgcatacgtgtagtagccgcggcggaggaaattgtgtacgaggtggttgcggagccataGGGGCCACAGGGGCAAGCCCCAcagcaggaggatcgtggggagtcggtccaaggcccaactcaccccagtactgagcagcagacgcaaggcaagccccggtgcacatcctattattttaaattatgacatctatatatgtatctattaactgtgcattacgtttaggagttgtttggaccctagttgcatgatctctaggtttccttgagttataatagcatgtataggacgatagaaatacTATGCTTAATAAGTTcacgatagaagtcgagtgacttctagtcactcgcgagatataggatatttagaagtcgagtaatttccggttactcgcgagatatatgttATCTATATTTATATTACAGTCCCTAAGTTATTGAATGTGAtatggaaatgtgagaccggaCGAGGAGtgatgatgatgtataggtatgacAGCAGGACCGGGTTCCtggttgtcttagccccgtctgagtcggttaaggaccgatcgttgtcggcagtgctgatcagggattgaattgtactaaccacatgccgggagttggaggtagttgaaaccggtaagccgagtactgccttgtttcgaaagtacagaacttctacccaccccttagggtgagtcgagtggccgcgaagaattgggatgcatatgtttacttttggtggtctctcgtagggctcagctgactatatgcaggtggggcggttctgtagttcgagacggggaggggaagggttggtgcgtgtggtccgacggggcatacgcgtgccgtgttgattaggtctaccttgcaaggttaaatcgaatcgattcaccgtgtctcgcggatatgagggccttgatctctttgctgcattgTAGTAAAATGTTAGAAGGTAAGTTgtttatgtatatatgtatatatatatatatatatatataaaatcttGAACACATTGAGATATTTGGATTGcaccaccatgtttgctatagttgattcctgcaaatattagattagagtTAATTCATATATAATCTGagactaaaataatgaaagtaaggaactATTTTAgtcgctttttctgcaaaataaccaccagccaaacgccttacatgtctagatatgtgggctaagttatacccactggtcgggtaagtcttgcggagtattagttgctcagggtttgttacTATCCAATTTATTCCAGGACACTCGGACGTGGATTTCCGCCCCTGCTGCGTTAAATTTATCCGCAGaaatgcagaggggtgggaagtggtggagcgagacccctaGACTAGAGTTTTGGCGGGTTGCACTCTTGGGGCTGAGTGTGCAACTCCTCTGTTTtgctgggaccggtctgaccggtcggagggaccggtctgaccggtgtctaCGTGGGGAACCCAtgcacaccggtctgaccggtgggatgcaccggtctaaccggtggtgTCAGGCTGAACCTCTAGGGGTAGTGTAGTATAGTCTTCTCCTTGGCATAAATTTCTAGTTTTAATAGTTGGAAGACTTGTATATCAAGTATGTATTTAGACCCGGTTTGTAAAATTATTGTATTCGAAGTTGGTTTGTAAAAGTGTGTTTTATCCTATTATGTCACgtgttgtattttcaagtattcgttgtgcttgtaccatctgcgtccgccttcgcgtgggactaccgccTATATTCTAATCACACTATTTCTTAGCGATATTAATCTCATTTGAGCCCCGTAAtatgatgataatgcgtattatgatagtacaaatactgtatgattttttttaaaattcaaaaacaataaataaatagttagttaatgagtgatagtatatagggggaataaatatgggggaatggttggagaggagttatagggggaggaatcttttggagggaggtagtaaaatatagtaaatagtacgtttggggggagttggagagggggaatggttggagatagccttagGAAGTTTAAAGACACTCATAATGTATGTGGGCAGAGCTTGTGCAACTGATTTTATCAAAACCTCCTTTCCTGCCAATGATACATTTTTATCACTCCAGTCAGCCAATCTTTTACCAAAGCGTGCTCTAATCAGTTGGAACTTATCTTTCTTCATACAACCCTCCGGGGTGGGCAAACCGAGATATTTCTCGTCAAAAGCCTCTTTCTCAATTTGTAGCTCATCTCGAACAGAATCCTTAGCCTCATCAGAGCATAAGGTCCCAAACATAATAGAGCACTTTTGGGTATTGATTAACTGACCTGTGCAGCTACAATACAACTGCAGAATATTCTTTATGCGACTTGCTTGCTCTGAATTCGCTTTAAAAATTAGTAGACTATCATCTGCAAACAAAAGGTGTGATATGGGAGGTGCCTGATGACATATGCTTAGAGCTTGCACTTGTTGGGATTCTATTGCTTTATTcaacaaagaaaacaaaaggtgtGATATGGGAGGTGCCTGATGACATATGCTTAGAGCTTGCACTTGTTGGGATTCTATTGCTTTATTCAACAAAGAAGAAAGACCATCAGCCACAAATAAAAATAGGTATGGGGACAGTGGATCACCTTGCCGAAGGCCACGTGTCGGCTTAAAAGTCCTCTGTAAAACACCATTGAGACTTACTTGATAAGTAACAGTGGTAACACATTGCATGATCCAGTTAACCCATTTATCGCAGAAGCCCAATTTGTGCAAGGTGCATTTTGTGGTATAAAGAATGTTGGATATCTAGCTTAAATATTATTTGTTTAGATGCTAGGTTTTTTTTCTCTTCACGAATTATACTTATATCTTTCTTATCTTCCCACTTATTATTATGTATATGCTCACTATTTATATACGAGTTGTCAAGTCAATTTCTTATCTTAGTTTTTCTTGTAGATTTTATCTTCGATAACACATGATACACACCACCTAGTAACCTCTACAACCACAAAACGAATAGTCCAAAGACCTGTCCACGATGATCATTCTCTTACCTCCTCTTGCCACATGCCACACATCCcgacctttttttaaaaaaaatatattgacACCACTCAACAACAACACACACACCCCATACATTCCACATCCTTGAAAAAAAACGACATATCGTTGGTCATAACGTCAAGCTCAAGAAGGATTGACATAATATAGAATCTTTGGTTGCCTAGCGccaaagaaaggggaaaaaaggaaaaaaataaaagccaAAAGGAAAAAAGGTTAAAGGGGTGGAGAACCGGATACAAAAACCACGGTTAGAACTTGGAATCCTCCCGTCGCCTCACCGCTGCCTATAAAACCGGCCCGCGGGCCGGCCTCCCCGTTCCCCATCCGCGCAGGCCAACCAACAGTGACGCGATCACGggcacccctccccctctcctctccttccgCGTCGCGTGCCCTCGCCGCAGCCCATCCTCATGGCGGATCAGCTCACCGACGAGCAGATCGCGGAGTTCAAGGAGGCGTTCAGCCTCTTCGACAAGGACGGCGACGGTACCCGCCTCACCtaccccccctcccctcctctctctgcCCGGCTAGGTTCCCCGATCTCTGGCGGCCGGATCGGGATCGAGCTTTCAGCCCCGCCCGATCCGGCCCGAATTATAGGGATTATGTCGGAGCCGTCGGGGGTACGGCTCCGGATCCGGCCGGCCGCGTGACGTGGTGCCTAGGGTTTGGTGATCTGTGAAGTAATTCGGTGGTTCTCTGCCGTTTTGGGCGTGGGTTGCGcgcgttttttttttgctcccaGAGATTCGAGCCATCTAGTGACGTGTTCA containing:
- the LOC120665086 gene encoding non-specific lipid-transfer protein C6-like is translated as MAARRPRPASPPASSSPPGLLPAILGLLFPPLGGIISIIQPLLPPPGSPPQQGGALGGLLPGASPSPPPQTECMTPLAAMAPCTDYLTSATAVATPPGECCDGLRAVVRDAPICLCHGTNGGMNQLLPRPVDPLRMAVLPLACGAVLPIQTLLMCNSNQVPPIMPPTATPPPLSP
- the LOC120665084 gene encoding SNF1-related protein kinase regulatory subunit beta-1-like, whose translation is MGNTSAKEGENGQMASSPELAARNGGGSSSAGVTAARPPPLSPPDAVMLEQPPPVPYLFVPQVPVTPLQRPTEFSPVFNHSPINGTDESTTNHSEKGIPTLITWSQGGNEVFLEGSWDNWTSRRALERSGKDHTILLVLLSGVYHYRIIVDGALRYIPEQPCVTDERGQLANLLDVHDYVPDSLDSVAEFEAPPSPEHSYDLQYPGDEEFAKEPPTLPPQLLMSVLGDTDSIDDQAPKPQHVVLNHLFIEKGWGSQSLLALGVTHRFESKYVSFVLYKPLRR